A DNA window from Acomys russatus chromosome 7, mAcoRus1.1, whole genome shotgun sequence contains the following coding sequences:
- the LOC127192431 gene encoding uncharacterized protein LOC127192431, whose product MEQDGQEGRERKDSQEPTSAGVPRDAGMVEGPGVPEDVDVVRASEEARQEDPRASWETDMLRIPNGESRVERSGVSRDVDMLMVPDGARSVESLGTSRNEGTVRVSEEDQAETLKERRKRAGMLLQVQEARSGEESEIPDETSELVVAKGKAPGRPKQEWRNHQQEPEEQEARQQDEERGSEEEQYLKPYTEETGRRYSSRSVKHRSLAAGLLGHSKSQGKYRLERKPSLRSRPESSAPCSLALAPRLAQAILSTLPPPVSSLLPQVSLEPRVSSPEARVSLGPDQNRLSTLRLPEPELEQRRPTIRFSLCPKSSRRLSQRSAAPCVSFVSAFNELAKLGDPDLLEMVKEEGLRAKGLENVLQRSEVSQMSRHQLHCI is encoded by the exons ATGGAGCAGGATGGACAAGAGGGAAGGGAGCGGAAAGACTCTCAGGAACCCACCAGTGCTGGGGTCCCTAGGGATGCTGGTATGGTGGAGGGGCCTGGAGTTCCAGAAGATGTAGATGTGGTGAGGGCCTCTGAGGAGGCAAGACAGGAGGATCCTAGAGCCTCCTGGGAGACGGACATGTTGAGGATCCCCAACGGGGAAAGTAGGGTCGAGAGGTCTGGAGTCTCCAGAGATGTTGACATGTTGATGGTCCCCGATGGGGCAAGAAGCGTGGAGAGTCTTGGCACCTCCAGGAATGAGGGCACGGTGAGGGTCTCTGAGGAGGACCAGGCGGAAACcctgaaggagagaagaaaaagagccgGGATGCTGCTGCAAGTCCAGGAGGCAAGAAGTGGGGAGGAATCTGAGATTCCTGATGAGACCAGCGagctggtggtcgctaaggggaAGGCTCCAGGAAGGCCAAAACAGGAGTGGAGAAATCaccagcaggagccagaggagcaAGAGGCCAGGCAGCAGGATGAAGAAAGGGGTTCAGAGGAGGAGCAGTACTTAAAGCCCTACACGGAGGAGACAGGGAGGCGCTATAGCTCAAGATCAGTGAAGCACAGGAGCTTAGCTGCCGGTCTACTTGGCCACAGCAAGAGTCAGGGCAAGTACCGCCTGGAAAGGAAGCCCAGCCTGCGGAGCCGCCCTGAATCTTCGGCTCCCTGCAGCTTGGCCCTGGCGCCTCGCTTGGCACAGGCAATTCTCTCGACCCTACCTCCTCCGGTGTCGTCCCTGCTTCCCCAAGTATCCCTGGAGCCTCGGGTGTCTTCTCCGGAGGCCCGGGTGTCCCTAGGTCCGGACCAGAACCGTCTGAGCACCTTGAGGTTACCCGAGCCGGAACTGGAACAACGGCGGCCTACCATCCGCTTCAGCCTCTGTCCCAAGTCATCTCGCCGCCTGTCACAGAGGTCTGCTGCCCCCTGCGTCTCCTTCGTCAGTGCCTTCAACGAGCTGGCAAAACTGGGAGACCCGGACCTGCTGGAGATGGTGAAGGAGGAAG GCTTAAGAGCCAAAGGACTAGAAAATGTTCTGCAAAGAAGTGAGGTAAGTCAAATGTCCAGGCATCAGCTCCACTGTATATAA